The Vibrio sp. 10N DNA window GGTCTACGCCGTCTAGCAAGCCGTGGCTTCACTCCAATCGTGGCGGTCGGCTTTAACATGGCATCTGCTGTTGAAAAAGTCGCGACCGAATTCCCAGACATTCAATTTACTATCATCGATATGGTAGTCGACAAGCCAAACGTTCAATCTATCATCTTTAAAGAGCACGAAGGCTCCTTCCTAGTGGGTGCTCTTGCCGCTAAAGCATCTAAGACAGACAAAGTAGGCTTCGTTGGTGGTATGGATATCCCACTGATTCGTAAGTTCGAGTGTGGCTACCGCCAAGGTGCGAAATACGCAAACCCACAAATCGAAACCTTCCAAAACATGACTGGCTCTACGCCAGCGGCATTTGCTGACCCTGCAAAAGGCTCTGAGCTTGCGAAATCTCAGTTCTCTAAAGGCGCAGACGTTATCTACGCAGCAGCTGGCGGCACAGGTATGGGTGTTTACCAAGCAGCGAAAGATGCGGGCAACTTCGCTATCGGCGTTGACTCAAACCAAAACCACCTACAACCAGGCACTATGCTGACTTCAATGGTTAAGAAAGTAGGCGTAGCCGCTTACAACACATGGGAAGAAGCAGAGCAAGGCAACTGGGAAGCAGGCATCAAGGTACTTGGTCTAAAAGAAGGTGCGGTTGAATGGGCATACGATGACTACAACAAAGACCTGATCACTCCAGAAATGAAGACTTACCTAGACGGCCTTAAAGCTGACATCGTATCAGGCAAGATCGCCGTGCACGACTACATGTCTGACAACACATGTAACATCTAACGATTTCTTACTCAGAATGAAGGCCTAGGATTGGTATTTTTATCAATAACCTAGGCAACCATAACAACGCCGTTGCCCTCAAGCAGCGGCGTATAATTATAAGGCAGTATCTAGTGACACATGGACAACCTATTGCCATCGAACTCAAGCAGATCGATAAGCGATTTGGCGCGGTGCACGCCAACAAATATATCGACCTGAAGGTTCCTCAAGGCACGATTCACGGCATCATTGGTGAAAATGGTGCAGGCAAGTCCACTCTTATGAGTATTATTTACGGTTTTTACCACGCAGATGCAGGCGAGATGACTGTCAATGGCAAACGTTATAAGCCAGCGAACTCGCAAGAAGCCATTAAGGCCGGCATCGGCATGGTGCACCAACACTTTATGTTGGTAGAGACTTTTACCGTACTCGAGAACATTGTTCTCGGCGCTGAAGATGGATGGAAGCTACAAGAAAGTCTTGGCAAAGCGAAGAAGAAACTCAAAGCACTGGCCGAAGATTATGGCCTGGAAGTCCCTTTAGACGCCGTTGTTGGCGAGCTTCCTGTTGGTCTTCAGCAGCGAGTGGAGATCTTAAAAGCGCTTTATCGCGGTGCGAAGATCTTGATCCTCGATGAGCCAACGGGTGTTCTAACACCTCAAGAAGCAGATCACCTATTTAAGATCCTCGACAAACTTCGTCAGCAAGGCACCACCATTATGATCATCACGCACAAACTGCGTGAAGTATTGGCGATCACCGATAACATCTCCGTCATGCGCCAAGGGGCGATGGTGGAACATGTGGTCACCGCAGACACCAATAAAGAGCAACTGGCTGAGCTGATGGTAGGACGCAAAGTTCGCCTCAAAGTCGATAAGTCAGAGGCCACTCCAAAGAAAGAACTGATTAAAGTCGACAACTTACAGTATTTCGATGACGCAGGCGTCGAGCGCGTGAAAAGCGTGAGTTTTGGCGTGCGCCAAGGTGAAGTGGTCGGTATTGCCGGCGTATCGGGCAATGGTCAATCCGAAATTCTCGCCCTGCTTTCCGGTATCATCCAGCCTTATTCTGGCAGCATCGACATCAACGGCAGCCACATTGATAAGCACACCGTACTTGATCCGCAGCAGGTTCGCGCGATTGGCGTCGGTCATATTCCTGAAGATCGCCACAAGCAAGGGCTTATCAACAAGTTCGAGGCGCAGGAAGCCTATATCCTCGGCTATCACCACCTGCCGCAATACAACAAAGGTCTTCTGCAAGACAAGCAGGCCATCAAAGAGAGTTGTCAAGCGAGCATGGATAAATGGGATGTGCGCCCTAACGACACGACTCTGAAAACCGCCAACTTCTCCGGTGGTAACCAGCAAAAACTGGTGATTGCCCGTGAAATGGAACAAAACCCGGATGTACTTTTGGTTGGGCAGCCTACTCGTGGTGTTGATATCGGCGCCATAGAGTACATCCACCAGCAGATCATCGCTGCGCGTGATGCCGATAAAGCGGTGCTGTTAGTCTCTGTTGAGCTTGATGAAATCTTGAGTCTTTCTGACCGAATTCTTGTCGTGTTCGATGGCGCGATTGTCGGCGAAGTCTCGATTAAAGATGCCGACGAGAAAACCTTAGGTCTTATGATGGCAAACATTATGCCTGACCACCTTAAACTGGCAGCCGCCAACCAGCCACAAGGAGAAAGTGCATGAGCCAAGCAAAAGTTCCAGCTTGGGTAACCGTGGCTCTGCTACCAGCGATTAACGTGTTGGTTGCATTCCTAGTGTCTGCCCTGCTGTTTATGTATATCGACATCAATCCCATTGATGCCGCAAAAGTGATGTGGACGGGCGCCTTTGGTTATGCCGAAGGTTTTGGCTACACCATGTATTACGCCACAGGTTTTATCTTTACCGGTCTTGCTGTTGCCGTCGCGTTTCACGCGGGTTTGTTTAACATCGGTGGTGAAGGTCAGGCTTACATTGGCGGTCTCGGTGTGGGGCTTATCTGTCTTACCCTTGGCGAGTATGCCCCTTGGTATATTGTTTTCCCAGTAGCGATTGTTGTCGGCGGCTTATTTGGCGCAGCGTGGGCGTTTATCCCTGCTTATCTGCAAGCCAAACGCGGCTCTCACATCGTTATCACCACCATCATGTTCAACTTTATCGCCTCATCGCTGATGGCGTACTTGTTGGTCGATATCCTCAAACCAGAAACCACGATGGCGACGGAAAGCCGTGTCTTTGCGGCTTCAAGCTGGCTGCCAAAGATGCATGAAATCCTCGCGGTCGTTGGGATTGAGATGTCGCCAAGCCCAATGAACCTAAGCTTTATCTTTGCTCTGCTGTGCTGTCTGTTCGTGTGGCTACTGATGTGGCACTCACGCTGGGGTTATGAGATCCGCTCTGTGGGCTCTAACCCTTCAGCTGCCAACTACGCAGGCATCAAGTATGTGAAGATCATCATCTTGACCATGCTTATCTCGGGCATGCTGGCTGGCTTCTTTGGCCTCAACGTGCTTCAAGGTGAGCTACACCAAATCAAGCTGAACTTCGTTGAAGGCTTTGGCTTTACCGGTATCGCCGTTGCACTGATGGGTCGTAACCACCCAGTGGGTGTACTGCTGGCAAGCTTATTGTTCGGCTTCCTATACCAAGGTGGTGCGGAGTTGAGCTTTGAGTACGGTGTTGACCGAAACATCGTTGTGGTGCTGCAAGGTTTGGTGATCCTATTCTCTGGCGCTCTTGAGCACATGTTCCGCCCTTCTCTAGAGAGAACTTACCTCAAACTGTTCGGCAAAAAACAAGCTGAGCAACAAGCAGAGAAAGGAGTCGCTTGATTATGTTTGAAACGATTATTCTCATGCTTGATGCCACGCTACGTGTGGCAACCCCGCTTATTCTTGCCTCGCTTGCAGGTATGTTTTGTGAACGCTCGGGCATCGTTAACATCGCTCTAGAAGGCAAACTTCTGGCGGCAGCATTTACTGGCGCTGCGACAGCACATGTCACAGGCTCCGCTTGGCTTGGTCTGTTTGCAGGTATTGGCGTATCGGTATTACTTGCCCTGCTCCATGGCTTTGCCTCGATCACCCACCGCGGTGATCAGGTGGTCAGTGGTATGGCAATCAACATCCTCGCGGCTGGCCTCACCATCACCCTTGGCCGTCACTGGTTCCAACAAGGTGGTCAGACACCAGCACTATCGGGCGACGCACGCTTTGCGCCTATCACCTTCCCGGGCGCAGATGCGGTAGCGGATGTGCCTGTGCTTGGTCTGCTTTACTCAGAGCTTATCAGTGGTCACTCAATCCTGGTTTACATGGTGGTCTTCATCGTCCCAGCGTGCTGGTACCTGCTGTTCAAGACTCGCTTTGGACTTCGTCTGCGCGCGGTAGGTGAATCGCCATCAGCCGTTGATACCGCAGGTATCTCAGTGGTTCGTATGCGCTACGCTGCAGTCGCTATTTGTGGCGTGCTAGTGGGTATCGGTGGCGTTTACTTATCCGTGGCACAAACGGCTCAGTTCATTCCAAACATGAGCGCAGGTAAGGGCTATATGGCTCTGGCGGCGCTTATCTTTGGTAAATGGCGTCCGTTTACGGCAATGGGTGCCTGTTTGCTGTTTGGCTTCTTGGATGCATTGGCGATTCGTATGCAGGGTGTGTCGATTGGCGAGTTCCCTATTCCAGTACAAGCCATTGAAGCCATACCATACGTGCTTACCGTATTCTTGCTGGCAGGGTTTATTGGTAAGGCGGTGGCGCCTAAGGCGATTGGGGTGCCTTATACTAAAGAGCGTGAGTAATAACTCGGCTCTAAACAAAAAAACCGCTCAATCGAGCGGTTTTTTTAATTTTATTCAGTATTAATGCTCACGCGTCGCGCGGAACTTAATATCTGGGAAGCGTTCCTGCGCTAAGTTCAGGTTCACCATAGTCGGTGCAACATAACTTAGGTTGTCGCCACCATCCAACGCTAGGTTGGTTTGGTTCTTGCGCTTAAACTCTTCTAGCTTCTTATCGTCGTCACACTCAATCCAACGTGCAGTCGCAACGTTAACGCTCTCATAAATAGCTTCAACGTTGTACTCGGATTTCAGACGCGCAACAACCACATCAAACTGAAGTACACCCACCGCACCAACGATCAAGTCGTTGTTCTGTAGTGGACGGAATACCTGTACTGCACCCTCTTCAGATAGCTGAACCAGACCTTTCAGTAGCTGCTTCTGCTTCAATGGGTCTTTTAGGCGGATGCGACGGAACAGCTCCGGTGCGAAGTTTGGAATACCCGCGAACTTCAGAGATTCACCTTGAGTGAAGGTGTCACCAATCTGGATGGTACCGTGGTTGTGAAGGCCGATAATGTCACCCGCGTACGCATTTTCTGCGCGCGCACGGTCACCCGCCATAAAGGTGACTGCGTCAGAGATGCTGACGTTTTTACCGGTACGAACGTGGTTCATCTTCATACCTTGCTTGTAGGTACCCGATACGATACGCATGAAGGCGATACGGTCGCGGTGTTTCGGATCCATGTTTGCTTGAATCTTGAACACGAAGCCAGAGAACTTCTCTTCTGTCGCTTCAACGTCGCGTTCGTTCGCTTGGCGAGTTTGCGGCGCTGGAGCCCACTTAGTCAGACCGTCTAGCATGTGGTCAACACCGAAGTTACCAAGTGCGGTACCGAAGTAAACGGGTGTCAGCTCACCTTTTAGGAATGACTCAAGGTCAAACTCAGGGCATGCACCCATTACGAGCTCAAGCTCTTCACGCACGCTTTCTGCAAGATCAGCGCCTACTGCTTCATCAAGATCTGGGTTATCAAGACCTTTGATGATACGTACTTCTTGGATTTCATGACCATGACCTGATTCATAAAGAATCGTTTCGTCACGGTGGATGTGATACACACCCTTAAACTCTTTACCACAACCAATTGGCCAAGAGATTGGCGCACACATCATGCCAAGTTCGCTTTCTACTTCGTCCAATACTTCCATTGGATCGCGAACGTCACGGTCGAGTTTGTTCATGAAGGTAACGATAGGCGTATCGCGAAGACGGGTAACTTCCATCAATTTACGAGTACGATCCTCGACACCTTTTGCAGCGTCGATAACCATCAAGCAAGAGTCAACCGCCGTCAGTGTACGATAGGTATCTTCCGAGAAGTCTTCGTGTCCTGGGGTATCGAGAAGGTTAACCAAGCAGTCGTTGTATGGGAACTGCATCACGGAAGTTGTTACCGAGATACCACGCTCTTTTTCCATTTCCATCCAGTCCGATTTCGCGTGCTGTGCACTGCCACGGCCTTTTACTGTGCCTGCTTTCTGAATTGCGTTTCCGAATAACAGTACTTTTTCAGTAATGGTGGTTTTACCCGCATCCGGGTGAGAGATGATCGCAAAAGTTCTGCGCTTAGAAACTTCTTGCTGAAATTGAGGATTTGACATGAATCTCGATCTTCTTGGTTTGTAGAATAGCGTTTGAGAGTATTGGCTCAACCACTACTCGAAGGCGTCGAAAAAATAATGGGCGCTATTTTCACCGATCTAGCTTTGATTCTCAATCACTAGTTTCCTTCAAGCTGCCTGAGGCCGTCTTGTCGCTACTCCACGACTTAGTAACTTACTGCCTCTCTTTAGGTAACAACGAGTTACACACTGCTTAACGTCAAGCGACTTACCTATACTGTTTTCCGCTACTTGAGTTTCGATAGCTAAAGGCATGGCTCATGGGTTTAGCTATCGTAATTTCACTTTGGCCTCAGTGCCCTCAATTTTGGAAAATATCATGAAAACCTTCAAACCTTGGTACATCGCTCAGATGTCAATTGGTGTTGTGCAATGGGTAGGCATTGCTTTGTTGCTCACGCCACTCATTATCGAACGTACTGGCAGTGGCGCGCTCATGGGCAGTGTCATGTCATTGATTGGTCTATTTGGCATCAGTGCCCCTCTCATTGGTTGGCTTGCTGACAAATATGGCATTCACCGTCAGATGCAGAAAGTTGCCCTTTTTTCACACCTGCTATCCTTGGTACTGCTTTATTTCGCGCAAACTGAAACCTATACCTATCTACTTGTCGGTCTCAGTATTGGGGTAGGTACTGTTTCATTGTTAGTTCTCAACCCAACGTTTGTTCTCAATTCAACACCAGAAAAAGAGCAGGCACGCAGCCTTAGCCGACTGTTCCAGTTTCAATTTTTAGGTATTGTCATTGCAGGAACCCTGCTGGGTGCAGTGAGCCTACTAGGTTGGAGTAACGAGCAAAAACTTCTCATGCTAATGGCGCTGGTGTGTATCTCAATCATCACTGTGTTTGTCTCACCGCCACCCAAAGTGCAAGTATCTGCGATGGACGAAGCGACTCAAAGTGATTCAGCGGCAGAGCACTCGAATAAGAAAAACATCACGGCGTTTGTGCTTTTTCTTGCGACTGTGTTCGTCTCAATGTTCACATCAAGCAACTTAATGGAAACAGGCCCTCTAGTTATTAAAGAGGTCTTTAACGTCGATCTTGGACATTCAGCGTTTGGGCTCGCAGGCTCCGCGGTCCTGACCATGTTACTGCTCGAGCCTGCGGGGCGATTAGCAGAAAAAAGCAGCCCATATCTAATTTGGATGGTCGCACTGGGTTGCTACGCTGTGACGGCTATTGGCCTCTGGCTGGCTATTGGCACCAATGTTCCTAACTTATTGCCTATCTTACTCATCGTGCTGCTGATGCAAGCTATTTCATGGTTCGATATGGTGATTCCGGCGATTGCCGATGAGCTGAGCCCTAGCACTCCAGCGCTCACACAGGGCATTCTGATGTTTGCTATGGCATTTGGCTTTGGGGTTGGTACTTTTATCGCTGGGCAGCTGATTGATATGGGTGGCTTTGTCTCGGTCGTAGACTACTGCGCCGCAAGTATCATCATCACTATGATTTTGGCACTGGCGACACTGTTGTTTAAGCGTAAATAGGGACAGGGCACGTCGGGTACTTCACTAAGAAGCCTTTCATTTGAATACAAAAGTGGGCTGGACAATTCCAGCCCACTTTTTTGATCAGAGCTGCCAAGCGTGACCAACGGTAATGTAGTATGCCCACTCCTCAGGGCCTTTGGCTGCATCGACACCCACTCGCATATTGAGCTGGCGCGCGACTAAGTAACGAAAGCCGCCACCAACAACGCTTTGATAGTCTGCGTCAGAAAAACTCTGACCATCCTCTACTGCTTTGCCGGTTCCGGTAAAACCAACAATCGACCACCGCGGCGTCACATCATAACGAGCTTCTAGCTCAGCCAATGCCATATCTTGGCCTTGATAGCGCATTGCGGCAATACCACGCATGCTAATAAATGGTCGTGCATAATATGGGGCATCGTCACTTACCGTTTGATAGTCGCCACGCACACCGATGATGAGATCCTCTCGCACTGGTGCAAAGTAATTCACCTGAGCTCGCGCTTTTTGGTAATCCACATCGCCGCCAAAGGCTGTATTGTGAAAATCCGTACTGAATTTCGCTTTGAGGCCGTCATTCGGAGTAAAAATCGTATCGCGACTGTCATAAGTCACTTTTAGCTCGACACCAGCATCTTCGAGGTCAAAATCAATCGGTGGGATGCTTGGGATATCAAACCCAATATCAAAGGTGCTTTTTGAAGAAAGAAGTGAGTATTTCGCACCAACAAACCAATTACTGCCAGCAATCCGATAGTCAATGTCCTGCATAAAGTAGAGACCATCAATGTTGAAATCGAACGGCACATCGCCAGCGTAATACTTTAAGTTAAACGAACCGTAAAACAGGCCGCCTTGATAACGCCAAGTATCTTCCTGCCAAGAACCAAAGTGAAACGCTCCGGTGAGCCAAGAGCCATTTTCAGTTCCCGCGGCTGCGACCGCTGTTACGCTAGGTGGTAATCCAACCACTTCATCAGGGTTTTCTTCACGAAGCTGCTTGCGCTTTTCAGACTCATGGAAAAACAACATTGCAGCGCCACCACCGACGCCGACCGCAGGATCGGTGATGATAATAGGCACAGGCATAAAGCCAATCGCATTGTCCAACAC harbors:
- a CDS encoding MFS transporter translates to MKTFKPWYIAQMSIGVVQWVGIALLLTPLIIERTGSGALMGSVMSLIGLFGISAPLIGWLADKYGIHRQMQKVALFSHLLSLVLLYFAQTETYTYLLVGLSIGVGTVSLLVLNPTFVLNSTPEKEQARSLSRLFQFQFLGIVIAGTLLGAVSLLGWSNEQKLLMLMALVCISIITVFVSPPPKVQVSAMDEATQSDSAAEHSNKKNITAFVLFLATVFVSMFTSSNLMETGPLVIKEVFNVDLGHSAFGLAGSAVLTMLLLEPAGRLAEKSSPYLIWMVALGCYAVTAIGLWLAIGTNVPNLLPILLIVLLMQAISWFDMVIPAIADELSPSTPALTQGILMFAMAFGFGVGTFIAGQLIDMGGFVSVVDYCAASIIITMILALATLLFKRK
- a CDS encoding ABC transporter permease — its product is MSQAKVPAWVTVALLPAINVLVAFLVSALLFMYIDINPIDAAKVMWTGAFGYAEGFGYTMYYATGFIFTGLAVAVAFHAGLFNIGGEGQAYIGGLGVGLICLTLGEYAPWYIVFPVAIVVGGLFGAAWAFIPAYLQAKRGSHIVITTIMFNFIASSLMAYLLVDILKPETTMATESRVFAASSWLPKMHEILAVVGIEMSPSPMNLSFIFALLCCLFVWLLMWHSRWGYEIRSVGSNPSAANYAGIKYVKIIILTMLISGMLAGFFGLNVLQGELHQIKLNFVEGFGFTGIAVALMGRNHPVGVLLASLLFGFLYQGGAELSFEYGVDRNIVVVLQGLVILFSGALEHMFRPSLERTYLKLFGKKQAEQQAEKGVA
- the prfC gene encoding peptide chain release factor 3; the protein is MSNPQFQQEVSKRRTFAIISHPDAGKTTITEKVLLFGNAIQKAGTVKGRGSAQHAKSDWMEMEKERGISVTTSVMQFPYNDCLVNLLDTPGHEDFSEDTYRTLTAVDSCLMVIDAAKGVEDRTRKLMEVTRLRDTPIVTFMNKLDRDVRDPMEVLDEVESELGMMCAPISWPIGCGKEFKGVYHIHRDETILYESGHGHEIQEVRIIKGLDNPDLDEAVGADLAESVREELELVMGACPEFDLESFLKGELTPVYFGTALGNFGVDHMLDGLTKWAPAPQTRQANERDVEATEEKFSGFVFKIQANMDPKHRDRIAFMRIVSGTYKQGMKMNHVRTGKNVSISDAVTFMAGDRARAENAYAGDIIGLHNHGTIQIGDTFTQGESLKFAGIPNFAPELFRRIRLKDPLKQKQLLKGLVQLSEEGAVQVFRPLQNNDLIVGAVGVLQFDVVVARLKSEYNVEAIYESVNVATARWIECDDDKKLEEFKRKNQTNLALDGGDNLSYVAPTMVNLNLAQERFPDIKFRATREH
- a CDS encoding ABC transporter permease, which encodes MFETIILMLDATLRVATPLILASLAGMFCERSGIVNIALEGKLLAAAFTGAATAHVTGSAWLGLFAGIGVSVLLALLHGFASITHRGDQVVSGMAINILAAGLTITLGRHWFQQGGQTPALSGDARFAPITFPGADAVADVPVLGLLYSELISGHSILVYMVVFIVPACWYLLFKTRFGLRLRAVGESPSAVDTAGISVVRMRYAAVAICGVLVGIGGVYLSVAQTAQFIPNMSAGKGYMALAALIFGKWRPFTAMGACLLFGFLDALAIRMQGVSIGEFPIPVQAIEAIPYVLTVFLLAGFIGKAVAPKAIGVPYTKERE
- a CDS encoding BMP family lipoprotein, with translation MKKTILKMSALAVAVTSFGAFAAKPAVVYDTAGKFDKSFNEAVFQNGVKVFNADKGIKVREFEPQNEAQREQGLRRLASRGFTPIVAVGFNMASAVEKVATEFPDIQFTIIDMVVDKPNVQSIIFKEHEGSFLVGALAAKASKTDKVGFVGGMDIPLIRKFECGYRQGAKYANPQIETFQNMTGSTPAAFADPAKGSELAKSQFSKGADVIYAAAGGTGMGVYQAAKDAGNFAIGVDSNQNHLQPGTMLTSMVKKVGVAAYNTWEEAEQGNWEAGIKVLGLKEGAVEWAYDDYNKDLITPEMKTYLDGLKADIVSGKIAVHDYMSDNTCNI
- a CDS encoding BamA/TamA family outer membrane protein is translated as MEKTSSRIILAAISALCVSSNVGAMQQFIDPKDGMFDASQWVLDNAIGFMPVPIIITDPAVGVGGGAAMLFFHESEKRKQLREENPDEVVGLPPSVTAVAAAGTENGSWLTGAFHFGSWQEDTWRYQGGLFYGSFNLKYYAGDVPFDFNIDGLYFMQDIDYRIAGSNWFVGAKYSLLSSKSTFDIGFDIPSIPPIDFDLEDAGVELKVTYDSRDTIFTPNDGLKAKFSTDFHNTAFGGDVDYQKARAQVNYFAPVREDLIIGVRGDYQTVSDDAPYYARPFISMRGIAAMRYQGQDMALAELEARYDVTPRWSIVGFTGTGKAVEDGQSFSDADYQSVVGGGFRYLVARQLNMRVGVDAAKGPEEWAYYITVGHAWQL
- a CDS encoding ABC transporter ATP-binding protein; its protein translation is MTHGQPIAIELKQIDKRFGAVHANKYIDLKVPQGTIHGIIGENGAGKSTLMSIIYGFYHADAGEMTVNGKRYKPANSQEAIKAGIGMVHQHFMLVETFTVLENIVLGAEDGWKLQESLGKAKKKLKALAEDYGLEVPLDAVVGELPVGLQQRVEILKALYRGAKILILDEPTGVLTPQEADHLFKILDKLRQQGTTIMIITHKLREVLAITDNISVMRQGAMVEHVVTADTNKEQLAELMVGRKVRLKVDKSEATPKKELIKVDNLQYFDDAGVERVKSVSFGVRQGEVVGIAGVSGNGQSEILALLSGIIQPYSGSIDINGSHIDKHTVLDPQQVRAIGVGHIPEDRHKQGLINKFEAQEAYILGYHHLPQYNKGLLQDKQAIKESCQASMDKWDVRPNDTTLKTANFSGGNQQKLVIAREMEQNPDVLLVGQPTRGVDIGAIEYIHQQIIAARDADKAVLLVSVELDEILSLSDRILVVFDGAIVGEVSIKDADEKTLGLMMANIMPDHLKLAAANQPQGESA